A portion of the Streptococcus urinalis 2285-97 genome contains these proteins:
- a CDS encoding relaxase/mobilization nuclease domain-containing protein has protein sequence MATTFIHPLKDASSSLIYTELGNGQKKKKHEAEGTTRAACEMGDLPRDDMAKYAKTLRESHPGRKTEAYEIRVSFSPDELKAHNADDEQMALTHSYKLCKKLYPNSMCYVTVHNDGKGECVHAHCLVVNHDEVTGKTLQDNLRHFEVKNASDELAAEEGMTVVGTPKFYKDKHPEGTTWEKRREECDVFEQRLGDKVQHARDTSENLDEFKEHLKWSHVELREKVKVDDDGVEHSSWSYHMMDEWGPKRRKRRRKAKDLADDLSKEGIESYYAEKALESPNKSVEDVKPNVESVEQEKPSEGEYEPLKAHIEDEATYSLLDDYKVDSEDVRDFTDALASQYRRKAIHEGRDLRRDADYAQIRLAQKTSIETTEKLQADVDVARAQFRADKAAMDELKYQKAPNLYGLRQCFKLAGQQKGKSQFERMLDDMFAQMMAELVRQMVEEQQRQAREEAEKRLYESRKDMWNAEKRLKAANRAIDHEMSHGGRAVSAGVQETYDRAVEQMKQEDAEQFGD, from the coding sequence ATGGCAACGACCTTTATCCATCCACTTAAAGACGCATCGTCGAGCCTTATCTACACAGAGCTTGGCAACGGTCAGAAGAAGAAAAAGCACGAGGCTGAGGGTACTACTAGAGCTGCGTGCGAGATGGGAGATTTGCCACGTGACGACATGGCAAAGTATGCGAAGACACTGCGAGAAAGCCACCCGGGCAGAAAGACCGAGGCCTACGAGATTCGCGTCTCGTTCTCGCCTGACGAGCTGAAGGCACATAACGCCGATGATGAGCAGATGGCGCTCACACATAGCTACAAGCTGTGCAAGAAGCTCTACCCGAACTCGATGTGCTATGTGACGGTTCACAACGACGGAAAGGGCGAGTGCGTGCATGCGCATTGCCTTGTCGTAAACCATGACGAGGTGACGGGCAAGACCTTGCAGGACAACCTCAGGCATTTTGAGGTGAAAAATGCAAGCGACGAGCTTGCAGCCGAGGAGGGGATGACTGTTGTCGGCACTCCTAAGTTCTACAAGGACAAGCATCCAGAGGGCACGACGTGGGAGAAGCGACGCGAAGAGTGCGATGTGTTCGAGCAGAGGTTGGGCGACAAGGTGCAGCATGCCCGCGATACCTCGGAGAACCTTGACGAGTTCAAGGAGCATCTGAAGTGGTCACACGTCGAGCTTCGCGAAAAGGTCAAGGTTGACGATGACGGCGTGGAGCATTCGAGCTGGTCTTATCACATGATGGATGAGTGGGGGCCGAAGCGCCGCAAGCGTCGTCGTAAGGCTAAGGATTTGGCTGACGACCTGTCGAAAGAGGGCATTGAGTCTTATTACGCCGAGAAGGCGCTAGAAAGCCCAAATAAGTCCGTAGAAGACGTTAAGCCTAACGTTGAATCAGTCGAGCAGGAAAAGCCATCAGAAGGCGAATATGAGCCTCTTAAAGCCCATATCGAGGATGAGGCGACCTATTCCCTTCTCGACGATTACAAGGTCGATTCTGAGGATGTCAGGGACTTCACGGATGCTCTTGCTTCGCAGTACCGCAGGAAGGCGATTCACGAAGGCAGAGACCTGAGACGTGATGCTGACTATGCTCAAATCAGACTGGCACAGAAGACGTCAATCGAGACCACTGAGAAGCTGCAAGCCGACGTGGATGTAGCCCGTGCCCAGTTCAGGGCTGACAAGGCGGCGATGGACGAGCTGAAGTATCAGAAGGCACCGAACCTCTACGGTCTGAGACAGTGCTTCAAGCTCGCTGGTCAGCAGAAGGGCAAGAGTCAGTTCGAGCGCATGCTCGACGACATGTTTGCTCAGATGATGGCGGAGCTAGTGCGCCAGATGGTCGAGGAGCAGCAGCGTCAGGCACGCGAGGAGGCGGAGAAGCGCCTTTACGAGAGCCGCAAGGATATGTGGAACGCGGAGAAGCGCCTCAAGGCTGCGAACCGTGCCATTGACCACGAGATGAGCCATGGTGGGCGCGCAGTGAGCGCAGGAGTTCAGGAGACTTATGACAGGGCTGTTGAACAGATGAAACAAGAAGATGCCGAGCAGTTCGGCGATTAG
- a CDS encoding ribbon-helix-helix protein, CopG family gives MNKKDEKKPSGDVRRTKLTLSVTAEDKKRLKIIAAKREKSISAMLREWIEKNAEEAEE, from the coding sequence ATGAACAAAAAAGACGAAAAGAAGCCCTCAGGAGACGTCAGGCGAACGAAGCTGACGCTCTCCGTGACGGCAGAGGATAAGAAGAGATTGAAAATCATTGCAGCCAAGAGGGAGAAATCTATCTCAGCGATGCTGCGTGAGTGGATTGAGAAAAATGCAGAGGAGGCTGAAGAATAA
- a CDS encoding excisionase: MSVKTKTKHTKFGELNYGEYASLMAALACKDFLTLDEATVFFDIGRTRMQRIVKMPDASQFVLMSGKRKLIAREKFRDYILAGNNINP, from the coding sequence ATGTCAGTAAAGACCAAGACGAAGCACACGAAGTTCGGCGAATTGAATTACGGGGAATATGCAAGTCTAATGGCGGCGCTTGCCTGTAAGGATTTTCTGACCCTTGACGAGGCGACGGTCTTCTTCGACATCGGACGAACGCGCATGCAGCGAATCGTGAAGATGCCGGATGCGTCGCAGTTCGTCCTCATGAGTGGTAAGCGCAAGCTCATTGCACGCGAGAAGTTCCGCGACTATATCCTCGCGGGAAACAACATCAATCCGTAA
- the rlmD gene encoding 23S rRNA (uracil(1939)-C(5))-methyltransferase RlmD produces the protein MLTKNDIVQVEISDLSHDGSGVAKIDGFVFFVENALPGELVKMRVLKVKKQIGFGKVEEYLSKSPYRNEHLDNTYLRTGIADFGHLDYAQQLVFKQKQVIDNLYKIAGISNVSVNQTLGMEKPYAYRNKAQVPVRRVNGQLETGFFRKNSHDLVPIDDFYIQDKAIDQLISFVRDLLRRYDLKPYDENEGTGLIRHIVVRKGHYSNQMMLVLVTTRPKIFRIYQILEKLVSQFPNLVSIIQNINDKKTNAIFGQEFKTLYGKDTITDSMLGNNYIISAQSFYQVNTEMAEKLYQTAIDFSDLNENDIVIDAYSGIGTIGLSFAKKVKAVYGVEVIETAVKDARENAKQNAISNAFYTVGTAEEAMAQWSKVGIKPSVILVDPPRKGLTESFIKASVAMEPQKITYVSCNPATMARDIALYQTLGYQLKKVQPVDLFPQTHHVETVCLLTRKNVAGYVNVDIDVKELKKDKLPPKPTYKQIQAYVLEKYGMKVSTLNIATVKDELGLEKQFSWKEDGMAAKNRPQCPKEKHDAIVDAFRHFNMTP, from the coding sequence ATGTTAACAAAAAATGATATTGTCCAAGTTGAAATTTCTGATTTAAGCCATGATGGTTCTGGAGTAGCGAAAATTGATGGTTTTGTTTTCTTTGTCGAAAATGCTCTTCCAGGTGAATTGGTAAAAATGAGAGTTTTAAAAGTAAAGAAGCAAATTGGTTTTGGTAAAGTAGAAGAATACTTAAGTAAATCACCTTATCGCAATGAACATCTTGATAATACCTATTTAAGAACAGGTATTGCTGATTTTGGGCATCTTGACTATGCTCAACAGCTAGTTTTTAAGCAAAAACAAGTGATTGACAATTTATATAAGATAGCTGGAATTTCAAATGTTTCCGTTAATCAAACACTTGGTATGGAAAAACCTTATGCCTACCGTAATAAAGCTCAAGTTCCCGTCAGAAGAGTCAATGGTCAACTGGAAACAGGCTTCTTTAGAAAAAATTCTCATGATTTAGTTCCAATTGATGATTTTTACATACAAGATAAGGCTATAGATCAATTAATTTCCTTCGTCCGTGATCTTTTAAGACGATATGACCTTAAACCTTATGATGAAAATGAAGGAACAGGATTGATCCGTCACATAGTTGTTCGAAAAGGGCACTATTCTAATCAAATGATGTTGGTCTTAGTAACGACGAGACCAAAGATTTTTAGAATTTATCAAATCCTTGAAAAATTAGTTAGTCAATTTCCAAATTTGGTTTCTATTATCCAAAACATAAATGATAAAAAAACAAATGCAATTTTTGGTCAAGAGTTTAAAACCTTATATGGAAAAGATACAATCACAGATAGCATGTTAGGGAATAACTACATCATTTCAGCTCAATCATTTTATCAAGTGAATACTGAAATGGCTGAAAAACTCTATCAAACAGCAATTGACTTTTCGGATTTGAATGAAAATGATATTGTTATTGATGCCTATTCAGGGATTGGGACAATTGGATTATCGTTCGCAAAAAAAGTCAAGGCTGTATACGGTGTTGAAGTGATTGAAACAGCTGTAAAAGATGCTAGGGAGAATGCGAAACAAAATGCGATTTCAAATGCCTTTTACACTGTAGGAACAGCAGAAGAAGCTATGGCACAGTGGTCCAAAGTGGGAATAAAACCAAGTGTTATACTAGTTGACCCACCTCGAAAGGGACTGACTGAAAGTTTCATCAAAGCCAGTGTTGCTATGGAACCGCAAAAGATAACTTATGTTTCTTGTAATCCAGCAACGATGGCGCGTGATATCGCTCTTTATCAAACGTTAGGATATCAGTTGAAAAAAGTTCAACCTGTCGATTTATTTCCACAAACACATCATGTCGAGACGGTCTGTTTACTAACCCGAAAAAATGTCGCAGGGTATGTGAACGTTGATATAGACGTGAAAGAGTTAAAGAAAGACAAGCTCCCACCTAAGCCAACGTACAAACAAATACAAGCATATGTGCTTGAGAAATACGGTATGAAGGTATCGACGCTGAATATCGCGACTGTTAAGGATGAATTAGGGCTTGAGAAGCAGTTTTCGTGGAAAGAAGACGGGATGGCTGCTAAAAATCGACCTCAATGCCCGAAGGAAAAGCACGATGCGATAGTGGATGCGTTCAGACATTTCAATATGACGCCGTAA
- a CDS encoding DNA primase family protein, which produces MNQTYDEIIDFETLDYLEQMDMDNPPSPMTIKREILESINKVIAVYNKGPEDPPGSGEFPSPMKGDDKYKKLKTLPARQVALILIHRHCVRRINVGGTKTKNYALGMYVYEGADEGIYDFDEDKICALASEYNAIDDYRNWKAVLEALKVLAPVVAPCADADLVAVGNGIYDYGNKFLMPFDPELVFTMKSHVDFIDNAPNQFIEMPDGEVWDVDSWMQGLSDDPEVAAFLWRVLGAVIRPNVPWNHSIWLLSEVGNNGKGTLCRLMRNLLGDGAHTSINLKQFAEQFGLDDLLNASAIITDENDTDTYIDSAATLKSIITGDLVTIDRKFKSKVKLQFRGMMVQCVNSMPRVKDKTPSFYRRLCIVPMNKQFEGCERKYIKDDYLGRKKVLEYVLYKLLATTNCYELDPPKACLDLLSEYKEFNDPVRAFMAEVMEQLVWDLVPNQFLYDLYCHWYTRNVKGKPVGKGAFLKQMRVILPDCPGWTVTDSCRRGTKMDAPERLILDYGVNEWMNESYTGNDWKKRCSPDNLKEFYSGLERVASAVASGDKSSSEED; this is translated from the coding sequence ATGAATCAAACATACGATGAAATTATTGATTTTGAGACGCTGGACTATCTGGAACAGATGGACATGGACAATCCGCCGTCTCCCATGACTATTAAGCGAGAGATTCTTGAGTCTATCAACAAGGTGATTGCCGTCTACAACAAGGGACCGGAAGACCCGCCTGGGTCTGGCGAGTTTCCGTCCCCCATGAAGGGCGACGACAAGTACAAGAAGCTCAAGACCTTACCGGCGAGGCAGGTTGCCTTGATTCTCATCCATCGCCACTGCGTGCGCCGCATCAATGTCGGAGGCACCAAGACAAAGAACTACGCGCTCGGCATGTACGTCTACGAAGGTGCGGACGAGGGAATCTACGACTTCGACGAGGACAAGATTTGCGCTCTGGCATCCGAGTACAACGCGATTGATGACTATCGTAACTGGAAGGCTGTCTTGGAGGCGCTCAAGGTCTTGGCGCCCGTTGTCGCACCATGTGCGGATGCGGATTTGGTTGCCGTCGGAAACGGCATCTACGATTACGGGAACAAGTTCTTGATGCCGTTCGACCCTGAGCTTGTCTTTACGATGAAGTCGCATGTGGATTTTATCGACAATGCGCCGAATCAGTTTATTGAGATGCCCGACGGCGAGGTCTGGGACGTGGACAGCTGGATGCAAGGTCTCTCTGATGACCCTGAGGTGGCGGCTTTCCTCTGGCGCGTTCTGGGCGCAGTCATACGCCCTAATGTGCCGTGGAACCATTCTATCTGGCTGCTGTCTGAGGTCGGCAACAACGGCAAGGGTACGCTGTGCCGACTGATGAGGAATCTGCTTGGCGATGGTGCGCACACGTCAATCAACCTCAAGCAGTTCGCTGAGCAGTTTGGGCTTGATGATTTGCTGAACGCATCGGCAATCATCACAGACGAGAACGACACGGATACATACATTGACAGCGCAGCGACCTTGAAGTCAATCATCACGGGCGACCTTGTCACGATTGACCGCAAGTTCAAGAGCAAGGTCAAGCTTCAGTTCCGCGGGATGATGGTGCAGTGCGTCAATTCGATGCCACGTGTCAAGGACAAGACCCCGTCGTTTTACCGCCGTCTATGCATCGTCCCGATGAACAAGCAGTTCGAGGGGTGCGAGCGCAAGTACATCAAGGACGACTATCTGGGGCGTAAGAAAGTGCTCGAGTACGTCCTCTACAAGCTTTTGGCTACGACGAACTGCTACGAGCTTGACCCGCCTAAGGCGTGTCTTGACTTGCTGAGTGAGTACAAGGAGTTCAACGACCCGGTGCGTGCCTTCATGGCAGAAGTCATGGAGCAGCTCGTGTGGGACTTGGTGCCTAATCAGTTTCTCTACGACCTGTATTGCCATTGGTATACACGCAACGTCAAAGGCAAGCCGGTTGGCAAGGGCGCATTTCTCAAGCAGATGCGTGTGATTCTTCCAGACTGTCCCGGGTGGACGGTAACAGATAGTTGCCGTCGTGGCACGAAGATGGACGCTCCCGAGCGTCTGATTCTCGATTACGGAGTGAACGAGTGGATGAATGAGAGTTACACGGGCAATGACTGGAAGAAGCGTTGCTCGCCGGATAACTTGAAGGAGTTTTATTCGGGGCTTGAGCGCGTAGCATCTGCCGTTGCATCAGGTGACAAATCCTCGTCCGAGGAGGACTGA
- a CDS encoding HsdM family class I SAM-dependent methyltransferase, with the protein MAKNLTEDEVRDIARNILGFKDKAGVKSGVGQLTTFNQLGFLGVSDKPDGWYLPDNHADTAVVLEIKASKISLGKAQVDEVLKNIRIIEEKYEHVVGVLYNGDDTRVFKGEKEYKAQGSNVLHNVEYYVSLFNVDNIDKERIYALTAKINNCLHFEFGIKNLYHRMIFTACALVAERYGAGLKRLKDMGYQTFHTAIHSVLSKSLESSRNQNTKIDILLEEYSDIKMNTTDNQKAINDFIDWVVEISECVNSSEWRGEDVMGIFFNEFNRYKKKSESGQIFTPEHITDFMYRILEVNKDDRVLDATCGSGGFLVKAMANMIQESGGSQTNKAKEIKKHQLYGIEFDREIYALACANMLIHKDGKTNLEQLDARTEKAAEWIGKQEITKVLMNPPYENKYGCMKIVENVLDSVPAHTACAFILPDKKLEKASKAQMKRILSHHRLKKVIKLPEDLFFGVGVTTSIFVFETGIGQDAKDIFACYMETDGLATVKNKGRHDVYGKWAAIEDYWVDVVEKQSGDDTCQWVKSDEHLSYQVPQKPFEIFEEDFKKTAMDYLMFKEGIDTKSFGEKLLETAMYSSTVSADDASVNIALKKGGEKNE; encoded by the coding sequence ATGGCAAAGAATTTAACTGAGGATGAGGTACGTGATATTGCTCGTAACATCCTCGGGTTCAAAGATAAAGCAGGCGTGAAGTCTGGCGTTGGTCAGTTGACGACATTCAATCAACTTGGTTTTTTGGGTGTATCAGACAAACCGGATGGATGGTATCTGCCAGACAATCATGCAGATACAGCCGTTGTGCTTGAAATTAAGGCAAGCAAGATTAGTCTCGGCAAGGCACAGGTTGATGAGGTTCTGAAGAACATCCGTATCATCGAGGAGAAATACGAGCATGTTGTAGGCGTTCTCTACAACGGCGACGATACGCGCGTGTTCAAGGGTGAGAAAGAGTATAAGGCACAGGGTAGCAATGTGCTGCATAACGTAGAGTATTATGTTTCTCTCTTTAACGTCGATAACATCGACAAGGAACGTATCTACGCTCTGACAGCAAAGATTAATAACTGCCTGCACTTCGAGTTTGGCATCAAGAACCTGTATCATCGCATGATTTTCACAGCTTGTGCGCTGGTTGCTGAGCGTTACGGTGCTGGACTGAAGAGACTCAAGGATATGGGCTATCAGACGTTCCACACAGCGATTCATTCGGTTTTGTCGAAATCGCTTGAGAGCAGCCGCAACCAAAACACGAAGATTGACATCCTGCTGGAGGAGTATTCCGACATCAAGATGAACACGACGGACAATCAGAAGGCAATCAATGATTTCATTGATTGGGTAGTTGAGATTTCTGAGTGCGTCAATTCTAGTGAATGGCGCGGAGAGGATGTCATGGGCATCTTCTTTAACGAGTTCAACCGTTATAAGAAGAAGTCTGAATCGGGACAGATTTTCACACCTGAGCACATCACCGATTTTATGTACCGCATCCTTGAGGTAAACAAGGATGACCGCGTTCTGGATGCAACATGCGGTAGCGGCGGCTTTTTGGTCAAGGCGATGGCAAATATGATTCAGGAGTCAGGTGGCTCACAGACCAATAAGGCAAAGGAAATCAAGAAACATCAGCTATACGGTATCGAATTTGACCGCGAGATTTATGCGCTTGCGTGTGCAAACATGTTGATTCATAAGGATGGAAAGACAAATCTCGAACAGCTGGATGCTAGAACGGAAAAGGCTGCAGAGTGGATTGGCAAACAGGAAATCACGAAAGTTCTGATGAATCCGCCGTATGAGAATAAGTACGGCTGCATGAAGATTGTCGAGAATGTTCTTGACAGCGTGCCTGCCCATACAGCCTGCGCGTTCATCCTTCCAGATAAGAAGCTTGAAAAGGCTTCAAAGGCTCAGATGAAGCGAATCCTTTCACATCATCGCCTGAAGAAGGTAATCAAACTTCCTGAAGACCTGTTCTTTGGCGTTGGCGTCACAACGAGCATCTTTGTGTTCGAGACTGGTATCGGACAGGACGCCAAGGACATTTTCGCTTGCTATATGGAGACCGATGGGCTTGCGACAGTCAAGAACAAAGGACGTCATGATGTGTACGGTAAATGGGCTGCTATCGAGGACTACTGGGTCGATGTGGTCGAGAAGCAGTCAGGGGACGACACATGCCAGTGGGTCAAGTCTGACGAGCACCTGTCGTATCAGGTGCCGCAGAAGCCTTTCGAGATTTTCGAGGAAGACTTCAAGAAGACTGCTATGGACTATCTGATGTTCAAGGAAGGCATCGACACTAAGAGTTTTGGAGAGAAGCTGCTTGAAACAGCAATGTATTCGAGCACAGTGAGCGCAGATGATGCGAGCGTGAATATTGCTCTGAAGAAGGGCGGTGAGAAGAATGAATAA
- a CDS encoding plasmid mobilization protein, with protein sequence MKSDKKHAGGRPALSEEKKKSSTVKVRVSGCEMDAIKSKADAFGVTVSQYLRDAALKHEVKKMIITNNRDLNLLTAEVNKIGCNLNQIARRLNASASYRECFGVTPMREAEVLAELKYLQFKFASIDRQLLDAREEFSREQIGKISDYEFEQMRDFWFPKDGGETDGNDLYPST encoded by the coding sequence ATGAAAAGCGATAAGAAGCATGCAGGCGGACGTCCTGCTCTCAGCGAGGAAAAGAAGAAATCGAGCACAGTCAAAGTTCGCGTAAGCGGATGCGAGATGGATGCGATTAAGTCGAAAGCCGACGCGTTCGGCGTGACGGTGTCACAGTATCTTCGCGATGCTGCGTTGAAGCACGAAGTGAAGAAAATGATTATCACAAATAATCGCGACCTTAATTTGCTTACCGCCGAGGTGAACAAAATTGGCTGCAACTTGAATCAGATCGCTCGTCGTTTGAACGCGAGCGCGAGCTATCGTGAGTGCTTCGGCGTGACCCCGATGCGAGAGGCTGAGGTACTAGCAGAACTCAAATATTTGCAGTTCAAATTCGCAAGCATCGACAGGCAGCTGCTTGACGCGCGTGAGGAATTTTCCCGCGAGCAAATCGGCAAGATTTCCGACTATGAGTTCGAGCAGATGAGAGATTTTTGGTTCCCGAAGGACGGAGGTGAGACCGATGGCAACGACCTTTATCCATCCACTTAA